The sequence below is a genomic window from Microbulbifer hydrolyticus.
GGGGATACTGCGGCCCATGGCACTCACGATGCCAGCGCTGGCCGAATAATCGAGGCCAAAGGGCGAGCCAATCGCCACCACCCATTCGCCAACCTTGATCGTCTCAGAGTCTCCCCAGCGCACAGTGGGCAGATCACTGGCATCCACTTTCAGCAGCGCGAGGTCCGAGCGCGGGTCGGTCCCGACCACCTTGGCCTCGTACTCACGGCGATCCGTAAGGGTGACGCGAACTTCGTCGGCTCCATCCACCACATGATTGTTCGTGACTATATAGCCGTCTTTGGAAATGATGAATCCCGATCCCATACTGGCCACAGGCCGCTGCTGGGGCTGACGCGGCTCCAGCAGGTGGCGGAAAATGTCCGGGATTTCCTGCTGATATTGCGGCGGCATGGCATTGCGAGCAACGCGGCTGCGCTCCACCGTATTTATCTTCACCACCGCAGGAGAATTCTGTTCGATGAGATCCGTCAACTCCGGGAAACCGCGGGCGTTGGCGGCCACAGAAACCAGAAAACAAAATGCAAGCAAGAACTGGGAAAAGCGTGCAACCATATTTGTCACCCCTGATAAGCGCATTTACTAGTATTCAACAAAGTACGTTCGAAAATGGGCCTGCGCGGTGCTGCCCACAGTGATCCGGTGAGCCTTGACCGCGACAGGTTCATCTACTGGCTGTATCGCTGGATAGCTCCAGTGGGCCAGTACCAAACAGTTAGTTAGAGATTTCGTGGAAAAGTTCTCATACCCCAGTGTAAAACAGTGTTAAGGACTCTATGACACAACCCAACCAGAAGACTACCACCCCCACACTGCGCCCCCGCTCCGAGCGTGGGCTATTTCACGCCCATCGACTTCAGTACGGGCAATCGGTCATGGGCGCTCCATTACTCTACTTTCCCGCGGATGTGCAGGACGAGCACACCGGTATCGTCATGGCGGGCACCCACGGTGACGAAGTGGCCGCGGTGGTCACCCTGTCGTGCGCGCTGCGCTCGCTGCAGGCCGGGCAATTGCGACATCACGTGATCCTTGCGGTCAATCCGGATGGCTGCCAGCTGGGTACCCGCTCGAACGCCCACGGGGTCGACCTCAACCGCAATTTCCCCACCATCAACTGGAAAGCCGGTGGCACCGTATACCGCTGGAACAGTGCCGCGGAAAGCCGCGATGTGCACCTTTCCACCGGTGACCGCGCCGGCTCAGAACCGGAAACCCAGGCCCTGTGCCGGCTGGTGAAAGAGCTGGAGCCCGCGTGGATGGTGTCGATCCACGAGCCGCTGGCATGCGTGGAAGACCCAATCCAGAGCCCCCTGGGCCACTGGCTGGCAGAGCGGATGGAACTACCCCTGGTGAGCGACCTTGGCTACCAGACTCCCGGCTCTTTCGGCACCTGGTGTGCAGAGCAGCAACACCCGTGTATTACCCTGGAGTACCCACCCATCTCGGCGGATGTCGCCAGTGAGCAATACCTGGAGGTGACCACCCAGTTGCTGCGCTACATTCCATGATGCGCCGCGAGCCCCACGAAAACATCAGGTCCAGTAGACCCGCCCGTCTGCAAAACGCAGTGGATTGAGGTCCTTTGCCAGCCAGGTCGGGCCATCAAGGTCTACAAACCGCGCCAACTTGCCGAGAGGCCAGGCCGCGCGCACCGCGCGTGAGGTGCACAACATACAGCCGAGCATCACCTCAAATCCCTGCGTCCGTGCCGCGTCCGCGAGCGCCAGTGCCTCACGGATGCCGCCCGCCTTATCCAGCTTTATATTCACCATATCGTAAAGGGGCTTCAGCCTGGGCAGGTCAGCGCGCGTATGGCAGCTTTCGTCCGCACAGATGGGTAGCGGGTGCTGGAACTTGCCCAGGAAGCTGTCCTCCGCCGTCGGCAGAGGCTGCTCGAGCATGGCCACGCCCCGCACCGCCAGTTCTTCACACAAGTCCGGCAAACCGTCGATCGCCCAGGACTCGTTGGCGTCGATCACCAACTGGCACTCCGGCGCCGCCCCG
It includes:
- the mpaA gene encoding murein tripeptide amidase MpaA; amino-acid sequence: MTQPNQKTTTPTLRPRSERGLFHAHRLQYGQSVMGAPLLYFPADVQDEHTGIVMAGTHGDEVAAVVTLSCALRSLQAGQLRHHVILAVNPDGCQLGTRSNAHGVDLNRNFPTINWKAGGTVYRWNSAAESRDVHLSTGDRAGSEPETQALCRLVKELEPAWMVSIHEPLACVEDPIQSPLGHWLAERMELPLVSDLGYQTPGSFGTWCAEQQHPCITLEYPPISADVASEQYLEVTTQLLRYIP